In Acanthopagrus latus isolate v.2019 chromosome 16, fAcaLat1.1, whole genome shotgun sequence, one DNA window encodes the following:
- the psma3 gene encoding proteasome subunit alpha type-3, with the protein MSSIGTGYDLSASTFSPDGRVFQVEYAMKAVENSSTAIAIRCKDGVVFGVEKLVLSKLYEEGSNKRIFNIDRHVGMAVAGLLADARSLADVAREEASSFRSNYGHDIPLKHLSDRVAMYVHAYTLYSAVRPFGCSFILGSYDKDDGPQLYMVDPSGISYGYWGCAIGKAKQAAKTEIEKLQMKEMTCRELVKEVAKIIYIVHDEVKDKAFELELSWVGEVTNGRHELVPKDAREEAEKYAKDSLEEEDDSDEDNM; encoded by the exons ATGAGCTCCATCGGGACCGGG TATGACCTGTCGGCCTCCACCTTCTCTCCAGATGGTCGAGTGTTTCAGGTGGAGTATGCCATGAAGGCTGTAGAgaacagcag cacagcCATAGCGATCCGCTGTAAGGATGGTGTTGTTTTTGGGGTGGAGAAGCTTGTTCTGTCCAAACTGTACGAGGAGGGCTCCAACAAACGCATCTTCAACATCGACAGACACGTTGGcatg GCAGTAGCGGGCCTCTTGGCTGATGCTCGCTCTCTCGCTGATGTAGCCAGAGAGGAAGCATCTAGCTTCCGATCAAACTACGGACACGACATCCCTCTGAAG CACCTGTCAGACAGAGTGGCTATGTACGTGCATGCCTACACACTGTACAGCGCCGTCAGGCCATTCGGCTGCAG cttcATCCTGGGCTCGTATGATAAAGACGACGGTCCTCAGCTCTACATGGTCGACCCGTCAGGCATCTCATAT ggttaCTGGGGCTGCGCCAttggaaaagcaaaacaagccGCCAAGACAGAAATCGAAAAACTGCAG atgaAGGAGATGACGTGTAGGGAGCTCGTCAAGGAGGTCGCCAAAAT CATCTACATCGTTCACGACGAGGTGAAGGACAAAGCCTTCGAGCTGGAGCTCAGCTGGGTTGGAGAAG TCACAAATGGACGACACGAACTGGTACCCAAAGATGCCAGAGAGGAGGCTGAGAAATACGCcaag gactctctggaggaggaagacgactCTGATGAAGACAACATGTAA
- the snx6 gene encoding sorting nexin-6 isoform X3, whose amino-acid sequence MTKEEFTKMKQELEAEYLAIFKKTVAMHEVFLCRVAAHPVLRKDLNFHVFLEYNQDLSVRGKNKKEKLEDFFKNVVKSADGVLVAGVKDVDDFFEHEKTFLLEYHNRVKDASAKSDRMIRSHKNAADDINRIASSLYTLGTQDSTDVCKFFLKVSELFEKTRKIEARVAADEDLKLADLLKYYLRESQAAKDLLYRRSRSLVDYENANKALDKARAKNRDVLQAETSQQLCCHKFEKISESAKQELIDFKTRRVAAFRKNLVELAELELKHAKGNLQLLQSCLGVLKGNT is encoded by the exons ATGACCAAGGAGGAGTTCACCAAGATGAAGCAGGAGCTGGAGGC AGAGTACCTCGCCATCTTCAAGAAGACTGTCGCCATGCACGAGGTCTTCCTGTGTCGCGTGGCGGCTCATCCTGTCCTCAGGAAGGACCTCAACTTCCACGTCTTCCTGGAGTACAACCAGGAT CTGAGTGTACGAGGAAAGAACaagaaggagaagctggaggactTCTTCAAGAATGTGGTGAAGTCAGCAGATGGCGTCCTGGTGGCCGGAGTCAAG GACGTGGATGACTTCTTTGAGCACGAGAAGACGTTCCTGTTAGAATATCACAACAGAGTCAAAGACGCTTCGGCCAAATCTGACAGAATGATCCGTTCACACAAAA acgcTGCTGATGACATCAACAGAATCGCCTCGTCTCTCTACACATTAGGAACACAGGACTCCACAGACGTCTGcaa GTTCTTCCTGAAAGTGTCGGAGCTCTTTGAGAAGACGAGG aagATTGAGGCTCGTGTGGCAGCAGATGAAGACCTGAAACTGGCCGACCTGCTCAAATATTACCTGAGAGAGTCTCAGGCTGCAAAG GACCTGCTGTACCGGAGGAGCCGGTCTCTGGTGGACTACGAGAATGCTAACAAGGCTCTGGATAAAGCTCGAGCCAAGAACAGAGACGTCCTGCAGGCCGAGACcagccagcagctctgctgCCACAAGTTTGAGAAGATCTCCGAGTCCGCCAAGCAAG AGCTCATCGACTTCAAGACGAGACGAGTGGCAGCGTTCAGGAAGAACCTGGTGGAGCTGGCAGAGCTGGAGCTCAAACACGCCAAG GGTaatctccagctgctgcagagctgtctGGGCGTCCTCAAAGGGAACACTTAA
- the snx6 gene encoding sorting nexin-6 isoform X2, translating into MMEGLDDGPDFLSEEDRGPRAVNVDLQTDATLQVDISDALSERDKVKFTVHTKSTLPNFKQNEFSVVRQHEEFIWLHDSFVENEDYAGYIIPPAPPRPDFDASREKLQKLGEGEGSMTKEEFTKMKQELEAEYLAIFKKTVAMHEVFLCRVAAHPVLRKDLNFHVFLEYNQDLSVRGKNKKEKLEDFFKNVVKSADGVLVAGVKDVDDFFEHEKTFLLEYHNRVKDASAKSDRMIRSHKNAADDINRIASSLYTLGTQDSTDVCKFFLKVSELFEKTRKIEARVAADEDLKLADLLKYYLRESQAAKDLLYRRSRSLVDYENANKALDKARAKNRDVLQAETSQQLCCHKFEKISESAKQELIDFKTRRVAAFRKNLVELAELELKHAKGNLQLLQSCLGVLKGNT; encoded by the exons CCCCGGGCCGTGAACGTGGACCTGCAGACAGACGCCACGTTGCAGGTGGACATCTCTGACGctctgagtgagagagacaagGTCAAGTTCACCGTCCACACCAAG AGCACGCTCCCTAACTTTAAGCAGAACGAGTTCTCAGTGGTCCGACAGCATGAAGAGTTCATCTGGCTGCACGACTCATTTGTTGAGAACGAAGACTACGCAGGATACATT atCCCGCCCGCCCCCCCCAGACCAGACTTTGATGCTtccagagagaagctgcagaagcTGGGGGAGGGAGAAGGATCCATGACCAAGGAGGAGTTCACCAAGATGAAGCAGGAGCTGGAGGC AGAGTACCTCGCCATCTTCAAGAAGACTGTCGCCATGCACGAGGTCTTCCTGTGTCGCGTGGCGGCTCATCCTGTCCTCAGGAAGGACCTCAACTTCCACGTCTTCCTGGAGTACAACCAGGAT CTGAGTGTACGAGGAAAGAACaagaaggagaagctggaggactTCTTCAAGAATGTGGTGAAGTCAGCAGATGGCGTCCTGGTGGCCGGAGTCAAG GACGTGGATGACTTCTTTGAGCACGAGAAGACGTTCCTGTTAGAATATCACAACAGAGTCAAAGACGCTTCGGCCAAATCTGACAGAATGATCCGTTCACACAAAA acgcTGCTGATGACATCAACAGAATCGCCTCGTCTCTCTACACATTAGGAACACAGGACTCCACAGACGTCTGcaa GTTCTTCCTGAAAGTGTCGGAGCTCTTTGAGAAGACGAGG aagATTGAGGCTCGTGTGGCAGCAGATGAAGACCTGAAACTGGCCGACCTGCTCAAATATTACCTGAGAGAGTCTCAGGCTGCAAAG GACCTGCTGTACCGGAGGAGCCGGTCTCTGGTGGACTACGAGAATGCTAACAAGGCTCTGGATAAAGCTCGAGCCAAGAACAGAGACGTCCTGCAGGCCGAGACcagccagcagctctgctgCCACAAGTTTGAGAAGATCTCCGAGTCCGCCAAGCAAG AGCTCATCGACTTCAAGACGAGACGAGTGGCAGCGTTCAGGAAGAACCTGGTGGAGCTGGCAGAGCTGGAGCTCAAACACGCCAAG GGTaatctccagctgctgcagagctgtctGGGCGTCCTCAAAGGGAACACTTAA
- the snx6 gene encoding sorting nexin-6 isoform X1: protein MMQEGLDDGPDFLSEEDRGPRAVNVDLQTDATLQVDISDALSERDKVKFTVHTKSTLPNFKQNEFSVVRQHEEFIWLHDSFVENEDYAGYIIPPAPPRPDFDASREKLQKLGEGEGSMTKEEFTKMKQELEAEYLAIFKKTVAMHEVFLCRVAAHPVLRKDLNFHVFLEYNQDLSVRGKNKKEKLEDFFKNVVKSADGVLVAGVKDVDDFFEHEKTFLLEYHNRVKDASAKSDRMIRSHKNAADDINRIASSLYTLGTQDSTDVCKFFLKVSELFEKTRKIEARVAADEDLKLADLLKYYLRESQAAKDLLYRRSRSLVDYENANKALDKARAKNRDVLQAETSQQLCCHKFEKISESAKQELIDFKTRRVAAFRKNLVELAELELKHAKGNLQLLQSCLGVLKGNT from the exons CCCCGGGCCGTGAACGTGGACCTGCAGACAGACGCCACGTTGCAGGTGGACATCTCTGACGctctgagtgagagagacaagGTCAAGTTCACCGTCCACACCAAG AGCACGCTCCCTAACTTTAAGCAGAACGAGTTCTCAGTGGTCCGACAGCATGAAGAGTTCATCTGGCTGCACGACTCATTTGTTGAGAACGAAGACTACGCAGGATACATT atCCCGCCCGCCCCCCCCAGACCAGACTTTGATGCTtccagagagaagctgcagaagcTGGGGGAGGGAGAAGGATCCATGACCAAGGAGGAGTTCACCAAGATGAAGCAGGAGCTGGAGGC AGAGTACCTCGCCATCTTCAAGAAGACTGTCGCCATGCACGAGGTCTTCCTGTGTCGCGTGGCGGCTCATCCTGTCCTCAGGAAGGACCTCAACTTCCACGTCTTCCTGGAGTACAACCAGGAT CTGAGTGTACGAGGAAAGAACaagaaggagaagctggaggactTCTTCAAGAATGTGGTGAAGTCAGCAGATGGCGTCCTGGTGGCCGGAGTCAAG GACGTGGATGACTTCTTTGAGCACGAGAAGACGTTCCTGTTAGAATATCACAACAGAGTCAAAGACGCTTCGGCCAAATCTGACAGAATGATCCGTTCACACAAAA acgcTGCTGATGACATCAACAGAATCGCCTCGTCTCTCTACACATTAGGAACACAGGACTCCACAGACGTCTGcaa GTTCTTCCTGAAAGTGTCGGAGCTCTTTGAGAAGACGAGG aagATTGAGGCTCGTGTGGCAGCAGATGAAGACCTGAAACTGGCCGACCTGCTCAAATATTACCTGAGAGAGTCTCAGGCTGCAAAG GACCTGCTGTACCGGAGGAGCCGGTCTCTGGTGGACTACGAGAATGCTAACAAGGCTCTGGATAAAGCTCGAGCCAAGAACAGAGACGTCCTGCAGGCCGAGACcagccagcagctctgctgCCACAAGTTTGAGAAGATCTCCGAGTCCGCCAAGCAAG AGCTCATCGACTTCAAGACGAGACGAGTGGCAGCGTTCAGGAAGAACCTGGTGGAGCTGGCAGAGCTGGAGCTCAAACACGCCAAG GGTaatctccagctgctgcagagctgtctGGGCGTCCTCAAAGGGAACACTTAA